A single genomic interval of Lepisosteus oculatus isolate fLepOcu1 chromosome 12, fLepOcu1.hap2, whole genome shotgun sequence harbors:
- the LOC138242045 gene encoding uncharacterized protein isoform X1 → MCFQKEEEAACALGRKYEESSQTPKIIKEEEEEEEETAGMSSDAQGTEAPPEPATARRKDVTLGSACRIVVYPVSANKLFPVPAVGKTTFQIAAGPVDAVDTIHQETGTSDGAPKVVMVPQLAPEAAGALPLPLASPGPSSEFTHQCILQLIEAVGKRWDMYSARERTRLFHNVQQELEALGHTFTMERIRRKWNNLVVTYKRVKDRSRETGQAKTTWEYYEMMDALLSNTIGAQPVATAAATMVTTLTPDAPKPCLFPAGVTAYAQIPNLIPTAAAPALTPQSTPAAPAHASSSSSSSAAAAAAQDPPAEPPPPPAAPPRPAHRLASRLRIRRKLRRPPAADTAASFLAQQQSQAETRTSLLRGFLAAQEERGRAEEERQRRQEARQRRRERREATALEAVSRMAAALELVSSKQDTIIALLQRLADRQ, encoded by the exons ATGTGTTTCCAAAAGGAGGAGGAGGCGGCGTGTGCGCTGGGGAGAAAGTACGAAGAGAG CAGCCAAACGccgaaaataataaaagaagaggaggaggaggaggaggagaccgCCGGCATGAGCTCGGACGCCCAGGGCACGGAGGCGCCGCCGGAGCCCGCGACGGCTCGGAGGAAGGACGTCACCCTGGGCAGCGCCTGCCGCATCGTCGTCT ATCCTGTCAGTGCCAATAAGCTTTTCCCTGTTCCTGCCGTTGGGAAAACCACCTTCCAGATCGCTGCAG GCCCTGTGGATGCGGTTGACACAATTCATCAAGAGACAGGGACCAGTGACGGCGCCCCCAAAGTGGTGATGGTGCCCCAGCTGGCGCCAGAAGCAG CCGGTGCTCTCCCGCTGCCCCTGGCTTCTCCGGGGCCGTCCTCGGAGTTCACGCACCAGTGTATCCTGCAGCTGATCGAGGCCGTGGGGAAGCGCTGGGACATGTACAGCGCCCGGGAACGCACACGCCTCTTCCACAACGtgcagcaggagctggaggCGCTCGGACACACCTTCACCATGGAGCGCATCCGCCGCAAGTGGAACAACCTGGTGGTCACCTACAAGAGGGTGAAGGACCGCAGCAGGGAGAcgggccaggccaagaccaccTGGGAGTACTACGAG ATGATGGACGCCCTGCTGAGCAACACGATAGGGGCCCAGCCCGTCGCCACGGCGGCCGCCACCATGGTGACCACGCTGACCCCCGACGCCCCCAAGCCCTGCCTCTTCCCCGCCGGCGTCACCGCCTACGCCCAGATCCCCAACCTCATCCCCACGGCGGCGGCCCCCGCGCTGACGCCCCAGTCCACCCCCGCGGCCCCGGCCCacgcctcctcttcctcctcctcctccgccgccgccgccgccgcccagGACCCCCCGGCCGAgcccccgcccccgcccgccgccccgccccgccccgcccacCGCCTGGCCTCGCGCCTGCGCATCCGCCGGAAGCTGCGGCGCCCCCCCGCGGCGGACACGGCCGCCTCCTTCCTGGCGCAGCAGCAGAGCCAGGCGGAGACGCGCACCTCCCTGCTGCGCGGCTTCCTGGCGGCCCAGGAGGAGCGCGGCCGGGCCGAGGAGGAGCGGCAGCGGCGCCAGGAGGCCCGGCAGCGCCGGCGCGAGAGGAGGGAGGCCACGGCGCTGGAGGCCGTGAGCCGCATGGCCGCCGCGCTGGAGCTGGTCTCCTCCAAGCAGGACACCATCATCGCGCTGCTGCAGAGGCTGGCCGACCGGCAGTAG
- the LOC138242045 gene encoding uncharacterized protein isoform X2: protein MCFQKEEEAACALGRKYEESQTPKIIKEEEEEEEETAGMSSDAQGTEAPPEPATARRKDVTLGSACRIVVYPVSANKLFPVPAVGKTTFQIAAGPVDAVDTIHQETGTSDGAPKVVMVPQLAPEAAGALPLPLASPGPSSEFTHQCILQLIEAVGKRWDMYSARERTRLFHNVQQELEALGHTFTMERIRRKWNNLVVTYKRVKDRSRETGQAKTTWEYYEMMDALLSNTIGAQPVATAAATMVTTLTPDAPKPCLFPAGVTAYAQIPNLIPTAAAPALTPQSTPAAPAHASSSSSSSAAAAAAQDPPAEPPPPPAAPPRPAHRLASRLRIRRKLRRPPAADTAASFLAQQQSQAETRTSLLRGFLAAQEERGRAEEERQRRQEARQRRRERREATALEAVSRMAAALELVSSKQDTIIALLQRLADRQ from the exons ATGTGTTTCCAAAAGGAGGAGGAGGCGGCGTGTGCGCTGGGGAGAAAGTACGAAGAGAG CCAAACGccgaaaataataaaagaagaggaggaggaggaggaggagaccgCCGGCATGAGCTCGGACGCCCAGGGCACGGAGGCGCCGCCGGAGCCCGCGACGGCTCGGAGGAAGGACGTCACCCTGGGCAGCGCCTGCCGCATCGTCGTCT ATCCTGTCAGTGCCAATAAGCTTTTCCCTGTTCCTGCCGTTGGGAAAACCACCTTCCAGATCGCTGCAG GCCCTGTGGATGCGGTTGACACAATTCATCAAGAGACAGGGACCAGTGACGGCGCCCCCAAAGTGGTGATGGTGCCCCAGCTGGCGCCAGAAGCAG CCGGTGCTCTCCCGCTGCCCCTGGCTTCTCCGGGGCCGTCCTCGGAGTTCACGCACCAGTGTATCCTGCAGCTGATCGAGGCCGTGGGGAAGCGCTGGGACATGTACAGCGCCCGGGAACGCACACGCCTCTTCCACAACGtgcagcaggagctggaggCGCTCGGACACACCTTCACCATGGAGCGCATCCGCCGCAAGTGGAACAACCTGGTGGTCACCTACAAGAGGGTGAAGGACCGCAGCAGGGAGAcgggccaggccaagaccaccTGGGAGTACTACGAG ATGATGGACGCCCTGCTGAGCAACACGATAGGGGCCCAGCCCGTCGCCACGGCGGCCGCCACCATGGTGACCACGCTGACCCCCGACGCCCCCAAGCCCTGCCTCTTCCCCGCCGGCGTCACCGCCTACGCCCAGATCCCCAACCTCATCCCCACGGCGGCGGCCCCCGCGCTGACGCCCCAGTCCACCCCCGCGGCCCCGGCCCacgcctcctcttcctcctcctcctccgccgccgccgccgccgcccagGACCCCCCGGCCGAgcccccgcccccgcccgccgccccgccccgccccgcccacCGCCTGGCCTCGCGCCTGCGCATCCGCCGGAAGCTGCGGCGCCCCCCCGCGGCGGACACGGCCGCCTCCTTCCTGGCGCAGCAGCAGAGCCAGGCGGAGACGCGCACCTCCCTGCTGCGCGGCTTCCTGGCGGCCCAGGAGGAGCGCGGCCGGGCCGAGGAGGAGCGGCAGCGGCGCCAGGAGGCCCGGCAGCGCCGGCGCGAGAGGAGGGAGGCCACGGCGCTGGAGGCCGTGAGCCGCATGGCCGCCGCGCTGGAGCTGGTCTCCTCCAAGCAGGACACCATCATCGCGCTGCTGCAGAGGCTGGCCGACCGGCAGTAG